Proteins from a genomic interval of Candidatus Thermoplasmatota archaeon:
- a CDS encoding (2Fe-2S) ferredoxin domain-containing protein — protein sequence MGDEGLERPYERHVFVCTAGPWCRKDGPVDAIRAILKDGVKEAGLRDEVRVNAAGCLNQCGHGPNLVVYPEGVWYAGVDEEGARRILEEHVKAGRAVEPYRFRPARKGNNKLPWIVEEDRKKKSKE from the coding sequence ATGGGTGACGAGGGGCTCGAACGACCCTACGAACGCCACGTCTTCGTGTGCACGGCAGGCCCATGGTGCCGCAAGGACGGACCCGTGGACGCGATTCGGGCGATCCTCAAGGACGGGGTGAAGGAAGCCGGGCTCCGTGACGAGGTCCGCGTGAACGCGGCCGGATGCCTGAACCAGTGCGGCCACGGGCCCAACCTCGTCGTCTACCCCGAAGGCGTCTGGTACGCCGGGGTGGACGAGGAGGGCGCGAGGCGCATCCTCGAGGAGCACGTGAAGGCTGGTCGCGCCGTCGAGCCGTACCGGTTCCGGCCCGCGCGCAAGGGCAACAACAAGCTCCCTTGGATCGTCGAGGAAGATCGCAAGAAGAAGAGCAAGGAATAG
- a CDS encoding amidohydrolase family protein, which produces MTLLAGSIRGPDGFFEGWLRVDDGRIARVGRGPPPSTPDLRGVVVPRPLNAHTHVGDHVARGLAPAGATLADLFEPPHGLKHRVLASTPPEALVEGMRRAISELAASGARAALDFREGGADGVALLAKARAPDAPRVLAFARPPPGSAPGDRRAIREALAESDGLGLSALRDVGIEAARAMAEEARAARQPVALHFSEAERESVEAALDLRPAFVVHGSHMTRDDLARLADDGVPLVVCPRSNLRLAKLVDLATARGAGVRIHLGTDNAMLQTLSPWEEARTLRDAGVAVDLALEALLGPATGFVLAGIDVTPVEEDAPAHLAVLAPQGTDPRAAMLGPSPPVLLGVVGEHP; this is translated from the coding sequence TTGACGCTTCTTGCCGGCTCGATCCGGGGTCCTGACGGATTCTTCGAGGGTTGGCTCCGCGTCGACGACGGCCGCATCGCGCGGGTGGGCCGCGGCCCGCCGCCCTCGACCCCCGACCTCCGGGGCGTCGTCGTGCCGCGGCCGCTCAACGCCCACACCCACGTCGGGGACCACGTCGCGCGCGGGCTCGCCCCCGCGGGCGCGACGCTCGCCGACCTTTTCGAGCCTCCGCACGGCCTCAAGCACCGCGTCCTCGCCTCGACGCCGCCCGAGGCCCTGGTCGAGGGGATGCGCCGCGCCATCTCGGAGCTCGCCGCAAGCGGCGCGCGCGCCGCGCTCGACTTCCGCGAGGGCGGCGCGGACGGCGTCGCCCTCCTCGCGAAGGCCCGCGCACCGGACGCGCCGCGCGTCCTCGCGTTCGCGCGCCCGCCGCCTGGATCGGCCCCGGGCGATCGCCGCGCGATCCGCGAAGCCCTCGCCGAATCCGACGGGCTCGGCCTCTCCGCGCTGCGCGACGTGGGGATCGAGGCGGCGCGCGCGATGGCCGAGGAGGCGCGCGCGGCGCGCCAGCCCGTGGCGCTCCATTTCAGCGAAGCCGAGCGGGAAAGCGTCGAAGCGGCGCTCGACCTCCGTCCCGCCTTCGTCGTCCACGGCTCGCACATGACCCGGGACGATCTCGCGCGTCTCGCGGACGACGGCGTGCCGCTCGTCGTCTGCCCTCGCTCCAATCTGCGCCTCGCGAAGCTCGTCGACCTCGCGACCGCGCGCGGGGCCGGCGTCAGGATCCATCTCGGCACCGACAACGCGATGCTGCAGACGCTTTCACCTTGGGAGGAAGCCCGGACGCTCCGCGACGCCGGCGTCGCGGTCGATCTCGCGCTCGAGGCGCTTCTCGGTCCCGCGACGGGATTCGTCCTTGCGGGCATCGATGTGACGCCGGTCGAGGAGGACGCGCCCGCCCACCTCGCGGTTCTCGCCCCGCAGGGGACCGATCCACGCGCGGCCATGCTCGGACCATCCCCGCCCGTGCTCCTTGGCGTCGTCGGCGAACATCCATGA
- a CDS encoding ATP-binding protein, whose amino-acid sequence MHSKRPLEEPPTVRPTSGDVEMIDRARTALTDGDPDRALTLIDDLTRRYRLKEALFASLPFAVVVTDAAGFVEQMNDAAVKLLPASENEKGRSLLALLHRPRATAEDHPRDQCAAARILEGEKFARSFGDVVRRPGGKTATVTVTGVSVERDGDRAAVFVLQDEENKTDLAVADRLLQASLDAVPLNIAVLDGHGRIAAVNVAWRRFGDENGLALPNYGIGVDYVALCEEATGDGSEDARVVAQGIREILDGRRERWTYEYPCHSPDAERWFVLHAQGVRDTSGQRTIVASHEDVTTSHLAEARLRRLNEALEEHVRQRTRALAAANRDLKAALEELDTFSYSVSHDLRAPLRGIEYMARILREEHTESLDDEALELVDRILAEESRMSLLVDDLLELSRVTRTELHRKDIDLADIARDVVADLRAREPGRVVEVAIPRRLPARGDPVLLRAVMENLIENAWKYTGRVSSARIAVGATETGGERVYHVMDNGVGFEASQAPLLFKAFSRLHPASEFPGTGVGLATVERIIRRHGGRVWAEGRPGGGATFRFTLPAGNGEADGKEPKS is encoded by the coding sequence GTGCATTCCAAGCGGCCCCTCGAGGAGCCCCCGACCGTCCGGCCGACGTCAGGCGATGTCGAAATGATCGACCGCGCCCGGACCGCGCTCACCGATGGCGACCCGGATCGCGCCCTCACCCTCATCGACGACCTGACACGCCGATATCGCCTGAAGGAGGCCCTGTTCGCGTCGTTGCCTTTCGCGGTCGTCGTCACGGACGCCGCGGGTTTCGTCGAGCAGATGAACGACGCCGCGGTGAAACTCCTCCCCGCCAGCGAGAACGAGAAGGGTCGATCGCTTCTCGCGCTCCTCCACCGTCCCAGGGCAACGGCGGAGGACCATCCGCGCGACCAATGCGCCGCGGCGCGCATCCTCGAAGGCGAGAAATTCGCGCGCTCGTTCGGCGACGTCGTCCGACGCCCGGGAGGGAAAACGGCCACGGTCACCGTCACGGGCGTCTCGGTCGAGCGCGACGGAGACCGCGCGGCGGTCTTCGTGCTCCAGGACGAGGAGAACAAGACGGATCTAGCCGTCGCCGATCGCCTGCTCCAGGCATCCCTGGACGCGGTCCCGCTCAACATCGCCGTTCTCGACGGTCACGGGAGGATTGCCGCGGTGAACGTCGCGTGGCGGCGGTTCGGCGACGAGAACGGACTTGCGCTTCCGAACTACGGGATCGGCGTGGATTATGTCGCGCTTTGCGAGGAGGCCACCGGCGATGGAAGCGAGGACGCGCGGGTCGTCGCCCAGGGAATCCGCGAGATCCTCGACGGGAGGCGAGAGCGATGGACCTACGAGTACCCATGCCACAGCCCCGACGCGGAGCGCTGGTTCGTCCTCCACGCGCAGGGCGTCCGGGACACCTCGGGACAGCGAACGATTGTCGCATCCCACGAGGACGTGACGACGAGCCACCTTGCCGAGGCAAGGCTTCGGCGGCTCAACGAAGCGCTCGAGGAGCACGTGCGGCAGCGCACGCGCGCGCTTGCGGCCGCGAACCGGGATCTCAAAGCGGCCCTCGAGGAGCTCGACACCTTCTCCTATTCGGTGAGCCACGACCTGCGCGCGCCCTTGCGCGGCATCGAATACATGGCGCGCATCCTCCGCGAGGAGCACACGGAGTCGCTCGACGACGAAGCGCTCGAGCTCGTCGACCGGATCCTTGCCGAAGAGTCGCGGATGAGCCTGCTCGTCGATGATCTCCTCGAGCTTTCCCGCGTCACGCGGACCGAGCTCCATCGCAAGGACATCGACCTCGCCGACATCGCGCGGGACGTGGTCGCGGATCTGCGCGCGCGAGAGCCCGGGCGTGTCGTGGAAGTCGCGATACCGCGGCGGTTGCCGGCCAGAGGAGACCCCGTCCTCCTTCGCGCGGTCATGGAGAACCTCATCGAAAACGCGTGGAAGTACACGGGCCGGGTATCCTCGGCGCGCATCGCCGTGGGCGCGACGGAGACCGGCGGCGAGCGCGTCTACCACGTGATGGACAACGGCGTCGGATTCGAGGCCTCGCAGGCGCCGCTCCTCTTCAAGGCCTTCTCGCGGCTCCATCCCGCAAGCGAGTTCCCCGGGACGGGCGTGGGTCTCGCGACGGTCGAACGCATCATCCGCCGCCACGGCGGGCGCGTCTGGGCGGAAGGTCGGCCGGGCGGGGGCGCGACGTTCCGGTTCACGCTTCCCGCGGGGAACGGAGAAGCCGACGGAAAGGAGCCGAAAAGCTAA
- a CDS encoding preprotein translocase subunit Sec61beta, producing the protein MAKEQKGAGFQQAAGLIRYFDAEEETAIHIDPRIVLGLALGTAFLVLFLHWYAPV; encoded by the coding sequence ATGGCGAAGGAACAGAAGGGCGCTGGATTCCAGCAGGCGGCCGGTCTCATCCGCTATTTCGATGCGGAAGAGGAGACGGCCATCCACATCGACCCGCGCATCGTCCTCGGGCTCGCCCTCGGCACGGCCTTCCTCGTCCTCTTCCTCCACTGGTACGCGCCGGTCTGA
- a CDS encoding ubiquinone/menaquinone biosynthesis methyltransferase, with protein sequence MSRPDDASLATFEDKTQKETFVRGTFDAIAPRYDLLNRVMSMSLDRSWRRAAAALVEPRADGTYLDVGCGTGDLALAVLRRAPGARVVGVDLARAMLVEARRKAPALETAHASALALPFPDRSMDGALDAFVLRNLADLDAFFQEARRVLKPGARLVNLEIGRPRGRVFGPLYRFYFYRVMPRFGRALSGNSTAYQYLADSVKVVETPEAIAERMRRAGFADVRVRSFMRGAVAAIHGRA encoded by the coding sequence GTGAGCCGCCCGGACGACGCGTCTCTCGCGACCTTCGAGGACAAGACGCAGAAGGAGACGTTCGTCCGCGGAACGTTCGACGCGATCGCGCCGCGCTACGACCTCTTGAACCGCGTGATGTCCATGAGCCTCGACCGCTCGTGGAGACGCGCGGCCGCCGCGCTCGTCGAGCCTCGGGCGGATGGAACGTATCTCGACGTGGGCTGTGGCACCGGGGACCTCGCCCTCGCCGTGCTCCGCCGAGCCCCCGGCGCCCGCGTCGTGGGCGTGGACCTCGCGCGCGCGATGCTCGTCGAGGCTCGCCGCAAGGCGCCCGCGCTCGAGACGGCGCACGCCTCCGCCCTCGCGCTTCCGTTCCCGGACCGATCGATGGACGGGGCGCTCGATGCGTTCGTCCTCCGGAACCTCGCGGATCTCGACGCCTTCTTCCAAGAGGCCCGTCGCGTCCTGAAGCCAGGCGCGCGTCTGGTCAACCTGGAGATCGGTCGTCCTCGCGGGCGCGTCTTCGGCCCCCTCTACCGATTCTACTTCTACCGCGTGATGCCGCGTTTCGGTCGCGCGCTTTCGGGGAACTCGACCGCGTACCAGTATCTCGCGGACTCGGTCAAGGTGGTGGAGACGCCGGAGGCCATCGCGGAGCGCATGCGCCGCGCGGGCTTCGCGGACGTGCGCGTGAGGAGCTTCATGCGCGGCGCCGTCGCGGCCATCCACGGCCGGGCGTGA
- a CDS encoding thioredoxin family protein encodes MATVVENPTETDFDALLREHDVVVIDFSATWCAPCRSYTPKFLRAAREMRRSFPDLRFTFVTVDVDTVPEVARRYGVKSVPTTVVVRERRALFARRKGEAERWSGDRSWPELVRVLTQVFEAASA; translated from the coding sequence GTGGCGACGGTGGTCGAGAATCCGACCGAGACCGACTTCGACGCCCTTCTCCGGGAGCACGACGTCGTGGTCATCGACTTCAGCGCCACCTGGTGCGCCCCCTGCCGCTCGTACACGCCAAAGTTCCTGAGGGCCGCCCGCGAGATGCGCCGCAGCTTCCCCGATCTCCGGTTCACGTTTGTGACCGTCGACGTGGACACGGTCCCGGAGGTGGCGCGCCGCTACGGCGTCAAGAGCGTTCCCACCACCGTCGTGGTGCGCGAACGGCGAGCGCTGTTCGCCCGCCGAAAAGGGGAGGCCGAACGATGGTCGGGCGACCGCAGCTGGCCCGAGCTCGTCCGCGTTCTCACCCAGGTGTTCGAAGCCGCCTCCGCCTGA